A window from Numida meleagris isolate 19003 breed g44 Domestic line chromosome 21, NumMel1.0, whole genome shotgun sequence encodes these proteins:
- the C21H8orf4 gene encoding protein C8orf4 homolog: MKAKRRNTASAMSTSLRVSPSVHGYRFDTALRKKAVANIFESVDEESLQKLFKHSGDKKAEERAKIILDTDQDVEEKARALMALKQRRKDKLLQFLKFPKYSIKVH; the protein is encoded by the coding sequence atgaaagcaaagagaaggaacaCGGCCTCAGCCATGTCCACGTCGCTGAGAGTGAGCCCGTCGGTGCACGGCTACCGCTTCGACACCGCCCTGCGCAAGAAAGCCGTGGCCAACATCTTTGAGAGCGTTGATGAGGAGTCGCTGCAGAAGCTCTTCAAGCACTCCGGGGACAAAAAGGCGGAGGAGAGAGCCAAGATCATCCTCGACACCGACCAGGACGTGGAGGAGAAAGCAAGAGCGCTGATGGCTCTGAAGCAGAGGCGGAAAGACAAGCTCCTCCAGTTCCTGAAATTCCCGAAATACTCCATCAAAGTGCACTGA